One Thauera sp. K11 DNA window includes the following coding sequences:
- the sdhD gene encoding succinate dehydrogenase, hydrophobic membrane anchor protein has translation MVNRKVVGAHYGLKDWIAQRATAVYMALYTVVFAVCALTLPELSYEAWSGLFSNGVFKFLSFLFFLSVFYHAWIGVRDIWMDYVKPDGLRLVLHLVTLFLLVGYAGWAAQILWRL, from the coding sequence GTGGTGAATCGCAAAGTCGTCGGCGCCCACTACGGGCTGAAGGATTGGATCGCGCAGCGCGCGACCGCGGTGTACATGGCGCTCTACACGGTCGTGTTCGCAGTCTGTGCGCTGACCCTGCCGGAGCTGTCGTACGAAGCCTGGTCGGGTCTGTTCTCGAACGGCGTGTTCAAGTTTCTCTCCTTCCTGTTCTTCCTGTCGGTGTTCTATCACGCCTGGATCGGCGTGCGCGACATCTGGATGGACTACGTCAAGCCTGACGGCCTGCGCCTGGTGCTGCATCTCGTCACCCTCTTCCTGCTCGTCGGCTATGCCGGCTGGGCGGCCCAGATTCTTTGGAGGCTGTAA
- a CDS encoding GntR family transcriptional regulator, producing MSHDAPTFSPLYRQIKALILQALEAGEWRPGQAIPSEQELAARFSVSQGTVRKAIDEMAADNLLVRKQGKGTYVASHNDPRALFRFLRLVPMDGNLSHPQSVPLDCWRAKAGQEASRMLGIEPGAPIIILRRLLRFGAKPVVIDEIYLPGDLFQGLNLEVLQDWSGSLYSLFETRFGMRMIRAQERIRAVAADRSAAEALKLAEGTPLLSVERVTYTYGDKPVEWRRGLYSTADHFYLNELN from the coding sequence ATGTCGCACGACGCCCCGACCTTCAGTCCGCTCTACCGCCAGATCAAGGCCTTGATTCTGCAGGCGCTTGAGGCGGGGGAATGGCGTCCGGGTCAGGCCATCCCGAGCGAGCAGGAGCTCGCCGCCCGTTTCAGCGTCTCCCAGGGCACGGTCCGCAAGGCCATCGACGAAATGGCGGCAGACAACCTCCTGGTGCGCAAGCAGGGCAAGGGGACCTACGTTGCGTCGCACAACGATCCGCGCGCGCTATTCCGCTTTTTACGCCTGGTGCCGATGGATGGCAACCTCTCCCATCCGCAGAGCGTGCCGCTCGACTGCTGGCGGGCGAAGGCGGGGCAGGAAGCGTCGCGCATGCTGGGCATCGAGCCCGGCGCACCCATCATCATCCTCCGCCGTCTTCTCAGGTTCGGCGCCAAGCCGGTGGTCATCGACGAGATCTACCTGCCCGGCGACCTGTTCCAGGGCCTGAACCTGGAAGTGCTGCAGGACTGGAGCGGATCGCTGTACAGCCTGTTCGAGACGCGTTTCGGCATGCGCATGATCCGCGCGCAGGAGCGCATCCGCGCCGTGGCGGCCGACCGTTCCGCGGCCGAGGCGCTGAAGCTGGCCGAGGGCACGCCGCTGCTGTCGGTCGAGCGCGTGACCTATACATATGGCGACAAGCCGGTCGAGTGGCGCCGTGGCCTGTATTCCACGGCCGATCATTTTTACTTGAACGAGCTCAATTGA
- the sdhC gene encoding succinate dehydrogenase, cytochrome b556 subunit: MSEVTVRKQRPKHLAVNEIRLPLPGIVSILHRVSGAGLFLLLPFLLYLLDRSLGSPESFATFEAVVGHPLVKLILLGLLWAFLHHFCAGIRFLALDLHKGLELQAARNSSRIVLIVSIALTVIIGVKLW, translated from the coding sequence ATGTCAGAAGTGACAGTACGCAAACAAAGGCCGAAGCACCTGGCCGTGAACGAGATCCGGCTGCCGCTGCCGGGGATCGTGTCGATTCTTCACCGTGTCAGCGGGGCCGGGCTGTTTCTGCTGCTGCCCTTCCTGCTGTACCTGCTGGATCGCAGCCTGGGTTCGCCCGAGAGTTTCGCCACCTTCGAGGCCGTCGTCGGCCATCCGCTGGTCAAGCTGATACTCCTCGGTCTGCTGTGGGCCTTCCTGCATCACTTCTGTGCCGGTATCCGCTTTCTCGCGCTCGATCTCCACAAGGGGCTGGAGCTGCAGGCCGCGCGCAACTCGTCGCGCATCGTTCTGATCGTGAGCATCGCGCTCACCGTGATCATCGGGGTGAAGCTGTGGTGA